The genomic region CCGCCTCGACCAGGCTGGCGCAGGGAACGACGGGCACGCTCCCCCCCAGGGCGGACACGATGCGTTCCCGCGCCTCGCCGATGGCCAGGACGCGCTTGCCCCGCTCGCGCAGCCCGGGCCCGAGCTCGGCGAAGTCCCCCCCCTTGTAGCGGCCGCCCAGGATCATCAGCACCGGTCCGGAGAAGGCCTCCAGGCTCCGGCGCGCCGCGTCCACGTTGGTGGCCTTCGAGTCGTTGAAGAAGTCCACGCCCCGGACGGTGGCCACGGGCTCGAGCACGTGCTCGAGGCCGAGGAAGCCGGTTACGGCCCGGGTGATGGCCTCGGGGCTCGCCCCCATGAGGCGGGCGGCGGCCGCGGCGGCCAGGAGGTCGGCCATGAGGTGCGCCCCGCGCAGACGGACCGCGGACCGGGGGAAGAGAGTCTCCGCGACCCCTCCACGGGCGAGGCGCGCCTCGCCCCCGGCGAAAAACGCGGCGTCCGGTCGACCCACGGCGGAGGCAGGCTCGTTCCGGGGATGGAAGGGCAGCACCCTCGCTCGGCCCTTCTTGGCCAGGCCGAGGACCGCCGCATCGTCCGCGTTCACCACCGCCCAGTCCTCCGCCGTCTGCTTGGCGAAGATCCTCGCCTTGGCCTCCGCGTAGGCCTCGAACGACGGGTGCCGATCCAGGTGATCGGGGGAGATGTTCAGGAAGACGGCCACCCGGGGGCGGAAGCTTTCGACCCCTTCCAGCTGGAAGCTCGAGACCTCGACCGCAAACACGGTGTCCGCGGTCGAGCCCTCCACGAGGCCGATCAAGGCCTCCCCGATGTTGCCGCCCACCCTCACGTCGCCCCCCGCTTCCTTCAGCATCGCCCCCAGGGCAGCGGTGGTCGTGGATTTCCCCTTGGTCCCGGTCACCGCCGCTACCCGCCCCTGGAGGTGGCGGAAGGCGAGCTCCACCTCTCCGATCACGGGCACCCCTGCGGCCCGGGCGGTTCGGAGCGCGGACGCCTCCCAGGGCACCCCCGGAGACACCACCACTTGGGCGGCCCCCGCGAATGTTTCCGGGTGGTGGCCACCCAGCTCCAGGCGCACGCCCCGGGCCGCGAGCCTCACGGCCTCCGCCGGAAGCTGCCCCGCCTCACGGAGGTCCGTAGCCACCACCGCCTCCCCCCGCCGCGCGAGGAACTCCGCGGCCGCGATACCCGACCGCGCCAGCCCGACCACCACGATGGGTTTCCCCTCCACAGCCATGGCGTCCTCATGCCGTCGTGCTTCTCATTCAATTCACCTCAGCTTGAGCGTGGTGAGACTGAAGAGGGCGAAGACGAAAGCGGCGATCCAGAACCGGATGACGATCTGGGGCTCCTTCCAGCCCACGAGCTCGAAGTGGTGGTGCAGGGGCGACATGCGGAAGATGCGCTTTCCCACCAGCTTGAAGGAGGCCACCTGCAGGATCACGGAGAGACCCTCGATGACGAAGAGCCCGCCCACCGAGAAGAGCAGGAGCTCCTGCTTGATCAGGATGGCCACCGTGCCCAGGGCCCCGCCCAGGGAGAGGCTGCCCACGTCGCCCATGAAGACCTGGGCGGGATAGCAGTTCCACCAGAGGAAGCCCATGGAGGCCCCCACCATGGCCCCGCAGAAGACGGTCACCTCCCCCGCTCCCGGCTGGTAGAGGAGGTCGAGATAGCTCGAGAACACGCGGTGGCCGGTCACATAGGCGAGGACGGTGAAGGCGGCGGCCGCGATCAGGGTGGAGCCGATGGCTAGGCCGTCCAGCCCGTCCGTGAGGTTCACGCAGTTGCTGGCCGCCACCACCACGAGCACCGCAAAGAGGATGTAGAAGGCGGAGAGGTCGGGCATCACGGTCTTGAAGAAGGGGAAGACCACTCGCGTCGAGTACGAGGTGGGATCCACGCGCGCGAGCACGAAGAGCACGACCCCCAAGACCAGGCCGACCGCGATCTGCCCATGGAGCTTGCGGCGAGGGGAGAGGCCCAGGCTCTGCTTCTTCACGACTTTGACGTAGTCGTCCCAAAAGCCGATGGCCCCGAAGGCGAGCGTGGACAGGACCAGGATCCAGATGTTGCGGTTGGTGAGGTCGCCCCAGAGGAGGCTGGGCACGAGGATGCCGGACAGGATGAGGACGCCGCCCATGGTGGGGGTGCCGGCCTTGGCCTTGTGGGCCTGCGGCCCCTCCTCCCGGATGGGCTGTCCGACCTGCAGCCGCCGCAGGCGCTCGATCGCCCACGGCCCGAGGGCGAGGACCAGGAAGAGCGCGGTCAGGCTGGCCACCGCGGTGCGGAAGGTGATGTAGCGGATCACGTTCAGGGCCGTGACCTGGTGGCGGAAGGCGTAGAGGAGGTGGAAGAGCATTACTCACGGACCTCTCCGTAGCGGGCCAGGAGAGCCTCCACCACCGACTCCAGGGAGACGCCGCGCGAGCCCTTCACGAGCACCGCGTCCCCGGGCCGCACGAGCTCAGGGACGGCGGCCGCGGCAGCGGCCGCGTCCGGGAAGGCGTGGAGGGCACTCGGTGCCATCCCCCCCCGTTTCGCACC from Vicinamibacteria bacterium harbors:
- the murD gene encoding UDP-N-acetylmuramoyl-L-alanine--D-glutamate ligase, producing MAVEGKPIVVVGLARSGIAAAEFLARRGEAVVATDLREAGQLPAEAVRLAARGVRLELGGHHPETFAGAAQVVVSPGVPWEASALRTARAAGVPVIGEVELAFRHLQGRVAAVTGTKGKSTTTAALGAMLKEAGGDVRVGGNIGEALIGLVEGSTADTVFAVEVSSFQLEGVESFRPRVAVFLNISPDHLDRHPSFEAYAEAKARIFAKQTAEDWAVVNADDAAVLGLAKKGRARVLPFHPRNEPASAVGRPDAAFFAGGEARLARGGVAETLFPRSAVRLRGAHLMADLLAAAAAARLMGASPEAITRAVTGFLGLEHVLEPVATVRGVDFFNDSKATNVDAARRSLEAFSGPVLMILGGRYKGGDFAELGPGLRERGKRVLAIGEARERIVSALGGSVPVVPCASLVEAVELAFRAARPGDTVLLAPACSSFDMFTDYADRGRQFKEEVGRLAAREGAGGRGPSEDG
- the mraY gene encoding phospho-N-acetylmuramoyl-pentapeptide-transferase — encoded protein: MLFHLLYAFRHQVTALNVIRYITFRTAVASLTALFLVLALGPWAIERLRRLQVGQPIREEGPQAHKAKAGTPTMGGVLILSGILVPSLLWGDLTNRNIWILVLSTLAFGAIGFWDDYVKVVKKQSLGLSPRRKLHGQIAVGLVLGVVLFVLARVDPTSYSTRVVFPFFKTVMPDLSAFYILFAVLVVVAASNCVNLTDGLDGLAIGSTLIAAAAFTVLAYVTGHRVFSSYLDLLYQPGAGEVTVFCGAMVGASMGFLWWNCYPAQVFMGDVGSLSLGGALGTVAILIKQELLLFSVGGLFVIEGLSVILQVASFKLVGKRIFRMSPLHHHFELVGWKEPQIVIRFWIAAFVFALFSLTTLKLR